The following proteins come from a genomic window of Methanothermobacter tenebrarum:
- a CDS encoding HEAT repeat domain-containing protein → MEKRENIERIIKKLEDEDELVRTQVMELLEEIGEAAVDPLIDALSHPNKLVRRGAARVLGNMKNPRAIKPLIKALSDDNKWVRREASTALSKMGEKAFKPLLKALKDDDWKVRGAAAWAIGNLKDERAVDSLIELLDDKSGFVRSGAAWALQNIGGEKVEAAMKRLKSEGSGFARRIASDYIEKK, encoded by the coding sequence ATGGAGAAGAGAGAGAATATTGAAAGGATTATAAAGAAGTTAGAGGATGAAGACGAACTTGTGAGAACCCAAGTTATGGAATTATTGGAGGAGATTGGTGAAGCTGCAGTGGATCCCCTTATAGACGCGCTTTCACATCCAAACAAGCTTGTGAGAAGAGGCGCTGCCAGGGTCCTTGGTAACATGAAAAATCCAAGAGCCATAAAACCCCTTATAAAAGCCTTGAGCGACGATAATAAATGGGTTCGGCGGGAAGCTTCAACAGCTCTATCCAAGATGGGTGAAAAGGCGTTTAAACCATTACTCAAGGCATTAAAGGATGATGATTGGAAGGTTAGAGGCGCTGCTGCTTGGGCCATAGGCAATTTAAAGGATGAAAGAGCGGTGGATTCCCTAATAGAACTTTTAGATGATAAAAGCGGTTTTGTTAGGAGTGGGGCTGCATGGGCCCTCCAAAACATAGGGGGTGAGAAGGTAGAGGCTGCTATGAAAAGATTAAAAAGTGAAGGTTCTGGTTTCGCGAGGAGAATCGCCTCAGATTATATAGAGAAAAAATAA